A genomic stretch from Pontivivens ytuae includes:
- a CDS encoding LysE family transporter, giving the protein MWAAAALLWIVAVVTPGPNFFVIARLAAANGRLAALGAVAGVAVGTAVWGLAGLFGIRALFALAPGAFVMLKLVGGAYILWLGVKALRGALVGGAEPEVAPGHGFRLGLMTNLANPKSAAFVAALFAATLPPDLSLAAGLTAVAMIVAISAGWYALVALALSRPVVRRGYLSLRRGVDAAAGTIFAAFGLSMIRDAVRP; this is encoded by the coding sequence ATGTGGGCCGCGGCCGCCCTGCTCTGGATCGTTGCGGTGGTGACGCCGGGGCCGAACTTCTTCGTCATCGCGCGGCTGGCGGCGGCGAACGGGCGGCTGGCGGCCTTGGGCGCCGTCGCAGGCGTTGCGGTGGGCACGGCGGTCTGGGGGCTGGCCGGGCTCTTCGGCATCCGGGCGCTGTTCGCGCTGGCGCCGGGCGCCTTCGTGATGCTGAAGCTGGTGGGCGGCGCCTACATCCTGTGGCTCGGGGTGAAGGCGCTGCGCGGGGCGCTTGTAGGTGGCGCGGAGCCGGAAGTTGCGCCCGGCCACGGCTTCCGCCTGGGCCTGATGACCAACCTCGCCAATCCGAAATCGGCGGCGTTCGTCGCGGCGCTGTTCGCCGCGACTCTGCCGCCGGATCTGAGCCTCGCGGCCGGGCTGACGGCGGTGGCGATGATCGTCGCGATCTCCGCCGGATGGTACGCGCTGGTGGCCCTCGCCCTCTCCCGCCCCGTGGTGCGGCGAGGCTACCTGTCACTGCGGCGCGGCGTGGACGCGGCAGCCGGGACGATCTTCGCGGCCTTCGGGCTCTCGATGATCCGCGACGCGGTGCGCCCATGA
- the glpK gene encoding glycerol kinase GlpK translates to MKSGQHILALDQGTTSSRAIVFDDKLRPVATGQYEFTQHFPQPGWVEHDPEEIWSSTQRAVRTALTDAELTGRGIAAIGITNQRETVVVWNRETGEAIHRAIVWQDRRTAETTAKLRDDGREAMVTERTGLLLDPYFSASKLAWLLDHVEGARADAEAGRLAFGTVDSWLIWKLTGGARHVTDATNAARTMLYNIHEGRWDSEMLSLWNIPAAMMPEVLDCAAEFGETTDETMGCAIPIRGVAGDQQAATVGQACFEPGMLKSTYGTGCFALLNTGETAVRSENRLLTTIGYQLDGTPTYAVEGSIFIAGAAVQWLRDGLRMIHSAGQTQGLAEDADPAQNVYLVPAFTGLGAPYWDAEARGALYGLTRNTGPAEIAKATLESVAYQTRDLFEAMKKDGAGGDVVLRVDGGMTASDWTMQALADQLQAPVDRPVVRETTALGAAYLAAYQSELAGPPQEFAKGWQRERQFAPKMPTEDADRKYAGWRDAVRRTLSST, encoded by the coding sequence GGGCAATACGAGTTCACCCAGCACTTCCCCCAGCCCGGCTGGGTCGAGCACGATCCGGAGGAGATCTGGAGCTCCACGCAGCGCGCGGTGCGCACGGCGCTGACCGATGCGGAGCTGACGGGGCGTGGGATCGCCGCGATCGGCATCACCAACCAGCGTGAGACCGTGGTGGTCTGGAACCGCGAGACGGGCGAGGCGATCCACCGCGCCATCGTCTGGCAGGACCGCCGCACGGCGGAGACGACGGCGAAGCTGCGCGACGATGGCCGCGAGGCGATGGTGACGGAGCGGACGGGGCTGCTCTTAGACCCCTACTTCTCCGCCTCCAAGCTCGCCTGGCTGCTCGATCACGTGGAGGGCGCGCGGGCGGACGCGGAGGCCGGGCGCCTCGCCTTCGGCACGGTCGATAGCTGGCTGATCTGGAAGCTGACGGGCGGCGCGCGGCATGTGACGGACGCGACGAACGCCGCGCGCACCATGCTCTACAACATCCACGAGGGGCGGTGGGACAGCGAGATGCTGTCGCTCTGGAACATCCCCGCCGCGATGATGCCCGAGGTGCTCGACTGCGCCGCGGAGTTCGGCGAGACCACGGACGAGACGATGGGCTGCGCCATCCCGATCCGCGGCGTGGCGGGGGACCAGCAGGCAGCGACCGTCGGCCAGGCGTGCTTCGAACCGGGGATGCTGAAATCGACCTACGGGACGGGATGCTTTGCGCTGCTGAACACCGGGGAGACGGCGGTGCGGTCGGAGAACCGGCTGCTCACCACCATCGGCTACCAGCTCGACGGCACACCGACCTACGCGGTGGAAGGCTCGATCTTCATCGCCGGGGCAGCGGTGCAGTGGCTGCGTGACGGGCTTCGGATGATCCACTCGGCCGGTCAGACGCAGGGGCTGGCGGAGGACGCGGACCCCGCGCAGAACGTCTACCTCGTGCCCGCCTTCACCGGCCTCGGCGCGCCCTACTGGGATGCGGAGGCGCGCGGGGCGCTCTACGGCCTCACCCGCAACACCGGTCCGGCGGAGATCGCGAAGGCGACGCTGGAGAGTGTCGCCTACCAGACCCGCGACCTCTTCGAAGCGATGAAGAAGGACGGCGCGGGCGGCGACGTGGTGCTGCGCGTGGATGGCGGCATGACGGCGAGCGACTGGACGATGCAGGCGCTGGCCGATCAACTTCAGGCCCCCGTCGACCGGCCCGTGGTGCGGGAGACGACGGCGCTTGGGGCGGCGTATCTCGCCGCCTATCAGTCCGAGCTCGCCGGACCGCCGCAGGAGTTCGCCAAGGGCTGGCAGCGCGAGCGTCAGTTCGCGCCGAAGATGCCGACGGAGGATGCGGACCGGAAATACGCAGGCTGGCGCGACGCGGTGCGGCGCACCCTGAGCTCCACCTGA